ACCTCGGGGACGAACGTACTGAGCTTGAGAACCTCCTGTCTGCGTGCAAGAACATCCGTACCGGTCTTGAATCCTCCGATATCAGCGATTTCACGGGCTGCCTTGATGATCTTTTTCGCCGTTGACTCGCCAAGCTCGGCAGCCTCGGAGAGATCAACCGGTGCTGCGGTTGCAATACTTTCAACGGTTATGTACCCTGCCTCACGGAGACGGTCGGCGGTTGCCGGTCCGACTCCGGGAATGTCCTCAATATCAGCTGCTGTCATATCTTCTGTCTCCTTCGTATTGTTGAGATATACTATTAGATCGACATTTGCGGCATATAAACCCCTGACCGCGCGGTGTGAAAGTGCCCTCCGTACGAAGTACGGTGGTCCCCTCTCCCCTGTCAGCATCCATACAGATTTATCCATATCCCCCTTACGATTCCATCATGACACCTGCGGAGGACTCATCCTTCAAATCAGCCTTGCTCAGTACTGCAGGCGATCTCGCCAAAAATCCGGTTATCGGTCCCGTAATCGAACAGATCGCGTATGACTTCCTCTCCTCCCCCGAGTGCCGCGATGCATTCGTCGCATACGCAAAACGGAGAATCAAAGAAAACATCGGAGTACAAAAATAGATCACAGATTGCGCAGCCGATCCTTCAGATCGGCTGCCGAAACCCGCACCACTTCCACACTCTCCGCATACAGCCGGGAGTTTTTACAGATACCTCTGGCCCGGATACAGGCCGCCGGGGCAAGCGGCATATCGGTTACCAGCAGAAAGGCCTGTGTTCCATCGTCAATTGTCATTCCCTCGCACCGGGGGACAACAAATCCCTCAACCTCGGTATAGACACCCTCCTCTTCCCGCTCCCGCAGAATCGCACCGCGACCGACGGAAAGCTCCACATCCCCGTACTTGTTCAGCTTTGCCGGTGCATTGACAACCTCAATCCTGTCACCGGCAAACACTGCCGTATCCGCAGCTTCATTCCAGCATGCAACGTTTACGTATCCGTATCCGGTCTCGCTGCCGACCTTGACGTTCTTCACCCGTGACTCGGTTCCCCGGCGAGTGGTAAACGTCCGGATGGGCGAGACGGATCGCACAACCCCGGTCACCACCGACGTCTGGCCTTCGGTGACATCGCCTGCATCGCAGGTGAGAACCTCGATCGGTTCTGCGTGCGGCGTTATCACCACACCGTCGCCTGCGACGTACTCAACCGAATCCTCATCCTCTTTTCGGGTGAGTCCGGCAAAACTTACCGACACCCCCTCCTCCAGATCCGCGAACAGTTCCGGTTCCCAGGTAATGATGCGGGCCGTTCCGGACGGATCGCCTACAAGAATCTCCTGAAGCTCGGACAGGGATCCGTCACGGCGGGTGATCTCGCGGACCGATCCTATATGGAGCACTTTTACCGCCAGAGGGATCTTCATCGTTTCAGACTTCGGCGGTTTCTTCGTCTCCACGATGGTGACCTGACTCGGTCTGAGCGCCGCGCAGGTCACCTCGTTCCGGTAACCGGGCCGCGGTTTTGCGATCACCTCAAGAACCGACCCGACCTCAAGCTCCGGAACGGCTGCAGCCATTGCATCCCACAGCGTCATCTTTACGGTACCGGTCGGATCTCCAAGGACGAGGGATGCCACCAGTCCCGGTTCCCGGTCTTCGCCGTCGCGTTTGAACTCGCGGGGTGGAGTTATCTCAAGAATTTTTCCGAAAAAAGATACGAGGGCCGTAGCGGTATTTTTAATCTCGCCGATTTTTATGTGGCTGCGCCCCAACTCCTCAACAACGAGCATGGCGGCGCAGATTTCATCAACCGCACCGCCGAGCTCTTCGCATTTGGTTTCTACCCGCTCGTCAAACTCCTCTTTGGTCAAGAGATCGGAGACGAGCGCATAGTGCATGACTTACTTCCTGTGCCAGGACGGATACACGACGGTAGCCGTCATGTCCTCGTAGGTTTCGGCGCGGCGCATCAGTTCGGCTTTATCGCCGTTGACAAGGACTTCCGGACACCGCGGACGGCTGTTGTACTGCGAAGACATGGCATAGCCGTATGCTCCTGCATCCAGAACCGCGATAACATCACCGGTCACGGTCTCCGGAAGGCTCCGGTCAGCGGCAAGAATGTCGCCGGTCTCGCAAATTGGGCCGGTAACGGTTGCGATGATCGCTGCAGGTGCGTCGGCCTTGTTTGCCACCACCACTTCGTGCCAGGAATCATACATTGCCGGACGGATCAGAAGATTGAATCCCGCATCCACGTTGATAAAGGTCTTGTGGACAGTCTTGACCGAGTTGACACCGGTCAGCAGAATGGTGGATTCGCCGACCATCCAGCGTCCGGGTTCGACCCAGAATGCAGGCGAGATGCCGGCATCTTTACAGGCATCCACGAAAACGGGCATGACCGCTGCGGCGTACTCCTCCGGAGTCGGGGCTGCATCCGGGTTTTCCCCGCGGTGATACGGAATGCCAAGACCTCCGCCGAAATCCACAAACTCCAGTTTGACACCGAGTCGGGTGATCTCTTTTGCCACATTCATAATGACACCGCAGGCGATTCTGAACGGCTCTATCTCCAGAATCTGTGACCCGATATGGCAGTGCATGCCGACCGGAACGATGTACTCGCAGGCAAGCGCTTCGGCGTAGGCGTCAAGGATCATCTCTGCCGGAATGCCGAACTTGCTGTTTTTGATACCGGTTGCAATCTTCGGATGGGTCGGGACGTTGATCTCCGGATTAACACGGAATCCGATTTTTGCGGTCTTCTTCATCTCTCTGGTGATGGCATCGAGCTGATGAAGTTCGTCAACGGAGTCCACGGAGATTTTGATCCCGTGTTCAACTGCCGCCCGGAGATCGGCAGCGGTCTTGGAACTGCCGTTGAAAAGCAGTTTTTCCGGAGGCATACCGCCTTCCAGGGCCGCACGCATCTCACCTAAGGAGAAGACATCTGCCCCTGCACCCTCGCGTGCGAGGGTCTGGATGAGGACCGGATTTTCATTTGCTTTTGCGGCATAGAGCAGCTGGACGTTGTCCGTATATGTTCTGAGGGCTGCTTCAAAGCGGCGGAAGTTTTTGATTACATGGGTTTCGTTGGTGACGTAGAGCGGGGTACCGAATTTTTTTGCAAGCTCTACGGTATCAACGCCGCCGCAGTAGAGGTGGCCGCCCTGAATGGAAAGTGATTCGGGAAGATTCATTTCAGTTACCGGTGATGTTGTGTTCTTTCATGCGGGCAATGGCTTCGCTGATGCGTTCTACCGGGCGGGTGATGGCGAAGCGGACGTAACCTTCACCATTCGGACCAAAGCCGGTTCCGGGGGTAACAACGATGCCTGCTTCGTTGATCATTCTCTGGGTGAACTCAACGGAGTTGTTCACCTTCATCCAGACATAGAATGTTGCTTTGGGAACGTGAACGGTGAAACCGAGGGACTGAAGGCCTGCAACGAGTGCGTCGCGGCGTTCCTGATAAATAGCACAGGCATGTGCGACACAGTCCTGCGAGCCGGTAAGTGCCACGATTGCGGCGCGCTGGACTGCATCGAACGCTCCCGAATCGATGTTGGTTTTGACGCGGCCGAATGCACCGATGAGGTCGGCATTTCCGACGGCCATGCCAATCCGCCAGCCGGTCATGTTATAGGTTTTGGAGAGGGAATGCGTCTCAATACCGACGTCCATTGCACCGCTTGCCTGTAAGAAAGAGGGCGCCTTGTAGCCGTCGTAGGAAATCTCCGAGTATGCATTGTCGTGGACGACGATGATGTCATTGTTTTTGGCGAACTCGACGGTTTCGTTGAAGAATTTCATGGGTGCTACCGCGCCGGTCGGGTTGTTCGGGTAGCCGATGAACATCAGTTTTGCGCCGGCCACAATGTTTTTGGGGATTGCATCATAGTCGGGAAGGAAATCGTTTTCCTCAAGGAGCGGCATGTTGTAGCATTTTCCTTCGGCAAAGAGCGTGGAGGTCTTGTAGACGGGGTAACCCGGGTCGGATGCAAGCACGTAGTCTCCCGGGTTTACAAACGCCTCAGGGATATGTGCGATTCCCTCCTTGGAGCCGATGAGTGCCAGAACTTCTTTGGCAGGATCGAGGGTGATGCCGAACCGGTTTTTGTACCAGGCGGCGACCGCTTTGCGGTACTCGATCATGCCGAGATAGTCGGGATAGTGGTGGGTTGCCGGATCACGGGCGGCTTCGCACAGCGCATCAACGATGTGTGCGGGAGTCGCAAGGTCGGGATCTCCTACTCCGAGGTCAATGAGGTCAACGCCTTCGGCACGTTTCTGTGCTTTGATAGCGTCGATCTGGGCAAACAGATAGGGTGGTAAGTTGTCCAGGCGTTTTGCGTACATCGCTAAGTATGTTAGACTCTGACATAGTTAAGAGTCACGGATACGCGCGGAAAAACACGGACCACACGTAACCCGCGTGTCTGATGTGCCGTATGCCGGCGGAATGAAAGATGCGGGGAAAGAGACAGTACCGGAGAGGTCTTCTGTATTGTCACTACCTGCATATCCATATCTTTTCAAATACAAGAACAGCAATATACTACTATCAGTTCAATTCACAGCGTGAATTGCATATGCCGAGGTGACCGGAACGGACAAGAAAATTGTGTATATGGATCATGCCGCAACAACATATGCGGCGCCGGAGGTTGTGGAGGCGATGCTTCCGTACTTCTCCGAAAAGTTCGGCAACCCGTCGTCGGTGTACAGCATCGGCCAGGAGAACAAAGCGGCAATTGATGCAGCTCGTGCGAAGGTTGCGGCGGCCATCAATGCGGAGCCAAACGAGATTTACTTTACCGCCGGCGGTTCTGAATCCGATAACTGGGTGCTCAAAGGTGTTGCCTTTGCCAATATCCGGAAAGGAAAACACATCATCACTACCGCAGTCGAGCATCACGCGATTCTGCACGCAGCCGAGTGGCTGCAGTCCCAGGGTTTTGAGGTGACCTATCTGCCGGTGGACCGCTACGGTATGGTGTCGCCTGCGGATGTGGAGAAAGCGATTCGTCCGGATACGATCCTCATCTCCGTCATGTATGCCAACAATGAGGTTGGAACCATCCAGCCGGTTGCAGAGATCGGGGCAATTGCCAAAGCGCACGGAATTTATTTCCACACCGATGCCGTGCAGGCGGTTGGTCATGTCCCGATTGATGTAAAGGCCGAACACATCGATATGCTTTCGCTGTCCGGGCATAAGTTCTACGGGCCGAAAGGTATCGGTGCACTCTATATCCGGCGCGGCGTGCGGATTTCAAATCTGATCCACGGCGGTGCCCAGGAGAGTAAACACCGTGCGGGAACCGAGAATGTCCCGGGCATTGTTGGTATCGGTGCCGCGATTGAGCGGGCTGTCCGCGTGATGCCGCAGGAGTCAGCACGGCTGACTGCTCTGCGGGATCACCTGATTACCGAACTTCTCAAAATTCCGGCGAGTCACTTAAACGGTCACCCGACAAAGCGTCTGCCGAACAATGTGAACATCACGTTTGAGTACATCGAAGGAGAGGGTATTCTGCTGCTGCTCAATATGTTCGGCATCTGTGCATCCACCGGCAGTGCCTGCAACTCTGCTTCCCTTGAACCGTCCCATGTGCTGACGGCGATGGGCGTTCCGCATGAAATTGCCCATGGGTCGGTTCGTCTGACTCTTGGTGAGCTGAACACAGAGGAGGATGTTTCGTATGTTCTGGAAAAACTTCCGGAGATTATTCACAAGCTCCGGTCGATGTCTCCCCTTACCCCTGAGGAGCTGAGATAAATGTACAGTGAAAAAGTTATGGATCATTTCATGAACCCGCGGAATGTGGGTGTCATTGAAGATGCGAATGGTGTCGGCGAAGAAGGAAACCCTTCCTGCGGCGATATCATGAAGATGTACCTGAAAGTTGAGAACGACAGAATTGTAGACGCAAAGTTCCAGACCTTCGGCTGCGGGGCTGCAATTGCTTCCAGCAGTATGGCGACCGAGATGATCAAGGGCAAGACTCTGGAAGAGGCCTGGCAGCTTTCCAATAAAGCGGTTGCAGAAGCGCTTGATGGTCTGCCGCCGATCAAAATGCACTGTTCGGTCCTTGCGGAGGAGACGATTCACAAGGCGATTAATGATTATCTGGTCAAAAACGGCCGGGAACCCTGGGGCGAACCTGCATCGTGTTCCTCCTGCGGTCACGACTGCGACACCTGCGGCGAGTGATCCCGCAGATCTTTTTTCTGCCGTCTATTTTTTCTCTCACTCACTGTCCCGGCACGAACGAAAAAAAAGGAAATTATTCTATTACAATTGCAGGCTTAAACGGCAGTGCCATACGTCCCTTCGGATGTGCACTTGACTCTGCCGCAACAATCTCAACCGCAAGGCCTGACTCCTTCTCCAGGAATGCCTGTGCTGCAGAGAAAATTGCAAACTCATCCACACCTGCGGCAATCGATGCCACAAGCTCCGGCGGCAGACTGTGAATCAGCTTCACCGTCTGGACAGCTGCATCCGTTGCCTCCTTGCCCTTTGCACGCAGATCCGCATCAGCCATTACCGTCTTCACCACATTGCGCTTATCCTCGGCAGCGGCAACGATACCGAACACCTGATGCTTCCATGCCGGTGCCACAAACAGCGTCACTTTCTTTGCTTCGATCTGCACCAGCTTCAGGATCGACTGGATATCTTCAACCGTCCGCAGGAGCAGCTCTTCGGAAACCTCAATGTCCCCGTTTACCAGTGCCGGATCCGCAACCGGCCAGGGAGCAAAGGAAACAAGACCTTCGTGCCCCGTCTCCGCCCACAGCTTCTCTGCGGTATAGGGAATAACCGGAGCCATCAGGCGAATCCATGCGGAAGTAACCTCATGGAGCACAGCCGTACCGCTTGAACCCTCCGGCAGCCGGCGGCGGTACCAGGCAAGATCCGAAACAATACCGTTGTATGCCTCCTGCAAAGCCTGCCGGGTCTGGAACGCCGCAAGCGCCTTCGTAGCCGCATCAATCCGGTGCTGCAGACGGGAGATCAGCCATGCATCAATCGGTGCAGACCCGCTTGCCGAAGAAGCGTCCAGCACCATCTGCCACATGCGTTCGATCTGCTTCTTCACCGACAGAACCAGTTCATTTCTCCAGTCAAAGTCCTGCCACGGCTCCGCACTGCCCACCAGGAACATACGAACCGTATCCGCACCGAACTCGTTTGCCGCATCCTCCAGCAGGAACACATTGCCCTTCGACGACGACATCTTCATGCCGTTCAGAAGACCCATGCCGAACACAACCATACCTTTCGGCTGAAGCTCGTCCGGGAAAATTGCCCGGTGGTGGAACAGCTGGAACGTCAGGTGGTTTGAGATCAGATCCTTTGCACTGAACCGGTAATCGTACGGATACCAGTACAGGAATTCGGAACGAAGCTCTTTCAGAGTAGCCGCATCCACCGGCAGAGCATTACAGTCCCCGATTCCGAGGAAGATGTAATCAAACACCGCAGGCGTCAGCTTCTCCGCATCGATCTTCGTAATCTTGTGGGCGATCGTGTAATACGACATATAGATCGTCGAGTCGGACAGCGGCTCAAACAGCCACTTCGGATCCCACGGTACATGCGTGCCCAGACCCACACGGCGGGTACACGGCCATTCCTTCAGCCAGTCAACTGTGCGCTCAAACTCAGCCCTGACCTCCGGCGGTACCAGTGCCACTTTCGGCAGCTGGGCATGAATCTGCTCCTTCCATGCCGGGTCTGCATAGTTCAGGAACCACTGATCATCCAGAATTTTCACATACACGCGGTTACCGCAGCGGCAGATAACGCGCTTCTCGCTCATATCATGGAAGACAATACTTCCGCGTGTATCCACAAACTCGCGGGTCACATCCTCACGTGCCTGACGCACAGATTTGCCTGCATGCTCACCACAGTTCTCGTTCAGTTTACCTTTGGAAAACTCCGCCGTGTACAGTTCCTGCGTCAGCTCATCCATCCGGGGATCATCCTGATGCGGAATCTTATTGTTCTCTACAATCTCCTGTGCCGGAATCTTTCCGAAGTTGGGGACAGTCACCAGCGGAATGGGGACAATGTCCGTATATTTGCCCTGCTGCTGGAGATCGCGGAGTGCAATGTAATCAAACGGTGCATGTGCCGGAACGCTCATCACCAAACCCGAACCCATATCCGGATCAACAAACGATGCCGGAAGGATCGGCACCGCAGCACCCGAAACCGGATGTGTCGCTGCCTGGTCCACGAGGTCTGCGCCGGAGATCGTACCAATCTCGGTCACCGTGTGTTTCTGCATCCGGAGTTTCTCCGCCGCTTCCCGGCTGATGATCCACTTCTCGCCGTCAACCTCTGCCTTCAGGTACGTAACCTCCGGGTTTGCCCACAGATTCGTCACCCCGAAGATCGTCTCAGGCCGGAGTGTTGCCGTCGGGATAACAAACTCACCGAACGGATACTTCACAAACACGAAATGCATAATCTCTGCCGAGTCACCCTCCAGCAGATCATGATCACCCACCGGCTGATCACAGTTCGGGCAGTACCGTACCGGGTACTCACCTTTGACAACCTTGCCCTGACCATAGATGTGGGAGTACTGCCACTCAATGAACTTGCTGTACTGCGGAATAATCGTCGTGAACCGGCGGCGCCAGTCGATCGAAAGACCAAGCTGTTTCATCACGCGCTCGTACTCATCGGCGAAGTAGTTCACGATCACAATCGGATCCGTAAAGGAATCCAGCGTCTCCTGCGGCACGCGGTAGAGACCGCCGTAGAGTTTCAGGGTCTTTTCATCCTTTTTTGCAATCCGCTTTGCAATACCGAGTACCGGGGCACCGGTAACATGGAATGCCATCGGGAACAGCACCTGCTTCCCCTGCATCCTCCAGAACCGTGCAACCACATCCGGCACGATATAAGTCCTGCCGTGGCCGACATGCATTGCACCGCTCGGATAGGGGAATGCAACGTTGATATAGAACTTTTCCTTGTCTTCTGCGGGATTCGACTCAAAGGCAGGAATCCATGTTTTGCGGATTTCCTGCTCAATTTCACTCATTACGAACTCTTTTGCCAAATTAACCACCTTATGAATATTGTATTGTTAGTCCACCGGACGAATCTTCAGCTCCTCGCCTGCACCGTAGCGGCGGATCATCTCCATGGCGATGCTGCTGTTCCGGGCAAGATGAATCTCGCCGCGTGCATCAACCGTTGCGGTGAACAGGTACTCCTTGCCCGAGAAGAGATCAACGATCTTGTTGCTGTATTCCGGGCAGATGAGCGCGAGCTGCTTTTTCTCACTTCTGATCTTGAATGCACCGGCAGCGGCTGTGCCGGTCGGTGCTGCCGGAGTAGAGACCTCCCGTCCCGGCAGGTCACTTAGCGGGCGGACGTCAATACCGACACCCACTTTACTGACAACTGCGGCAATGTTCTTTCCGGCTTTGCCGATGGCTGCCGGAACATCTGCATCTTCAATATAGACCGCAGCTTTGGTGTCATTGATCATTCTGACGATGATCTCACCTTCGGTGAAGCGGCAGATCTCTTTTTGGATCTCTTTTTCGAGGACGAGCCATGCAGGATTATCCTCGGTGACCTCATAGGTCGGCATAGTATGAATCGGCGGCGGGATATGGGATGCGTCATCCTCGGCGCCATCTTCCACGGGGGAGGATTCCGTCACGGAGGTGGCGGTTGTCTCGACGACCTCTGCGGGAGCTGCATTGATCACCTGCACAGCTGCGGATGATGTCTGCGGCTGTTCTGCAGGGTGAATACCGCCGCCGGAAGTGACGGTAACTTCGCCTTCGTAGCGGAATGCCTCAGCGGCAACAACACCTGTGATAATGTTCGTAAACCGGACAATAGGTCTGACCTGCGGGTCGCCGATTCTTTCAAGTGCTGCAGGTACTCCAAAGACTGTACTGACACTGTACAGATCGGTGATGTCGCCGCTCTTGACAAAGACCACCGTTGCGACGATCTGCGGGATGAGATTGAGGTCCACGAGGCTTGCAAGCCGGATTAATGCATCCGGTGCTGAACGCGCGTGCAGGCCGCCGATGACCCGGATGCCGGAGAGGCGGAGATCGGCGAAGACTGCAAGCTCCTCGGATCTGCGCATTTCGTCAAACACCACGTAGTCGGGCCGGAGCAGGGTAAGCACCTCGCCGGTTGCGGAGATGCTGCCGTCAAGAGCAGTGTACTGGGTGATCTTGTCCGGCACCATGAGGTCGCGCGGCGACTCGATGGTCTTGACAATGTAGTTTTCTGCGGAAAGGTAGGTCGCAATGTTCTGTTCAAGGGTTGACTTGCCCGAACCCGGAGTTCCGACGATGAGCATACCGCCGTTTCCGATGTTCAGCCGTTCTTTGAGTGCGGCTGCATAGTTGTAGGAGTCAAAGGAGACCTCGCGGGTCGGCCGGACGATGGTTATTTCGATACCGTCCGAGAACGGCGGGCGTGTTGTGGTGATGCGCATGGAGCCGATCTGCGATACGGTAACACCCGGCATTTCAACCTCGACAAATCCGTCCGGGTGGCGTTTGGCGCGCTCGAGACACTCCTGTGCAATTGCCCGCAGTTCATATTCGGTTGCGGGTGCATCACGGATAGTGACAAGTTTTGATTCGCGGATTGTTCCTTTGCGGGCGTAGGGCGCGACACGTTCCTTGAGATATACGGCGAAGGTGTTTTCGTCGAAGAATGCATCGATTAACAGCGGGGCAAAGTTGTCGGTGATTTCCGGTCTGAGGAAGACGACGTTGATTCCTTTTGCACGCGCGACCTCGGCCTGGACGTAGTCACTGGTCAGGAACGTTGCATTGTGGGCGATGGCAACCTCCCGGATCATGCTGTCAATCTCTCCCCCACCGGCGAGTTTGACCTGTTCCAGTTTGGGGCGAACGCCTACATATTCAAGATTGATGAGTCCTTCGTCCTTCATTCTGCAAAGCTTCTGTAGTTCTGCGAGGCCGGAGAACCCTATTTCTCTTCCCTGATTGGCCTGTGCTTCGAGTTCGGCGAAGACGGCTTCGGGTATAATTATCGTTGCGCCACGATATTCACCCTGTTCTATGAGGGCGGTGACGCGTCCGTCGATGACGACGCTTGTATCCGGTACGAGTATCATAAAAAATCTACCATTATGTATGGGTTGCCAATATCTTATTAGATCTACTGTATTTTGTGATAGATTTTCTGCGGGTCTTTAAGTAAGGGGAGTATGGTCCTGCCGTCAATGGTACGGAAAAAGCAGCTGAAGTATCCTTCGTGGCATGCACAGCCGGTCTGTTCCACAAGGTAGAGGAGACAGTCGGCGTCGCAGTCAACACGGATCTCGCAGACCTTTTGCAGGTGGCCGGACTCTTCTCCTTTTTTCCAGAGTTTCTGTCTTGAACGGCTGTAGTAGTGGGCAAATCCTGTATCTCTGGTGAGCGCGACGGCTTCGGGGTTTGCGTAGGCAAACATGAGGACGGTCCGGGTTGCGGCGTCCTGAACGATCACGGGAATGAGTCCGCCGTCATAAGTGAGGGAGTCGAGTAAGTCGGCCATTTCTGCTATGTATATGGGCGGGGAGAAAATTAAGGAGTTGGGGCGTGAGGTACTGCTGTGA
Above is a window of Methanocorpusculum vombati DNA encoding:
- the lysA gene encoding diaminopimelate decarboxylase; this encodes MNLPESLSIQGGHLYCGGVDTVELAKKFGTPLYVTNETHVIKNFRRFEAALRTYTDNVQLLYAAKANENPVLIQTLAREGAGADVFSLGEMRAALEGGMPPEKLLFNGSSKTAADLRAAVEHGIKISVDSVDELHQLDAITREMKKTAKIGFRVNPEINVPTHPKIATGIKNSKFGIPAEMILDAYAEALACEYIVPVGMHCHIGSQILEIEPFRIACGVIMNVAKEITRLGVKLEFVDFGGGLGIPYHRGENPDAAPTPEEYAAAVMPVFVDACKDAGISPAFWVEPGRWMVGESTILLTGVNSVKTVHKTFINVDAGFNLLIRPAMYDSWHEVVVANKADAPAAIIATVTGPICETGDILAADRSLPETVTGDVIAVLDAGAYGYAMSSQYNSRPRCPEVLVNGDKAELMRRAETYEDMTATVVYPSWHRK
- a CDS encoding LL-diaminopimelate aminotransferase translates to MYAKRLDNLPPYLFAQIDAIKAQKRAEGVDLIDLGVGDPDLATPAHIVDALCEAARDPATHHYPDYLGMIEYRKAVAAWYKNRFGITLDPAKEVLALIGSKEGIAHIPEAFVNPGDYVLASDPGYPVYKTSTLFAEGKCYNMPLLEENDFLPDYDAIPKNIVAGAKLMFIGYPNNPTGAVAPMKFFNETVEFAKNNDIIVVHDNAYSEISYDGYKAPSFLQASGAMDVGIETHSLSKTYNMTGWRIGMAVGNADLIGAFGRVKTNIDSGAFDAVQRAAIVALTGSQDCVAHACAIYQERRDALVAGLQSLGFTVHVPKATFYVWMKVNNSVEFTQRMINEAGIVVTPGTGFGPNGEGYVRFAITRPVERISEAIARMKEHNITGN
- the nifS gene encoding cysteine desulfurase NifS; protein product: MDHAATTYAAPEVVEAMLPYFSEKFGNPSSVYSIGQENKAAIDAARAKVAAAINAEPNEIYFTAGGSESDNWVLKGVAFANIRKGKHIITTAVEHHAILHAAEWLQSQGFEVTYLPVDRYGMVSPADVEKAIRPDTILISVMYANNEVGTIQPVAEIGAIAKAHGIYFHTDAVQAVGHVPIDVKAEHIDMLSLSGHKFYGPKGIGALYIRRGVRISNLIHGGAQESKHRAGTENVPGIVGIGAAIERAVRVMPQESARLTALRDHLITELLKIPASHLNGHPTKRLPNNVNITFEYIEGEGILLLLNMFGICASTGSACNSASLEPSHVLTAMGVPHEIAHGSVRLTLGELNTEEDVSYVLEKLPEIIHKLRSMSPLTPEELR
- the nifU gene encoding Fe-S cluster assembly scaffold protein NifU, which encodes MYSEKVMDHFMNPRNVGVIEDANGVGEEGNPSCGDIMKMYLKVENDRIVDAKFQTFGCGAAIASSSMATEMIKGKTLEEAWQLSNKAVAEALDGLPPIKMHCSVLAEETIHKAINDYLVKNGREPWGEPASCSSCGHDCDTCGE
- the leuS gene encoding leucine--tRNA ligase — translated: MSEIEQEIRKTWIPAFESNPAEDKEKFYINVAFPYPSGAMHVGHGRTYIVPDVVARFWRMQGKQVLFPMAFHVTGAPVLGIAKRIAKKDEKTLKLYGGLYRVPQETLDSFTDPIVIVNYFADEYERVMKQLGLSIDWRRRFTTIIPQYSKFIEWQYSHIYGQGKVVKGEYPVRYCPNCDQPVGDHDLLEGDSAEIMHFVFVKYPFGEFVIPTATLRPETIFGVTNLWANPEVTYLKAEVDGEKWIISREAAEKLRMQKHTVTEIGTISGADLVDQAATHPVSGAAVPILPASFVDPDMGSGLVMSVPAHAPFDYIALRDLQQQGKYTDIVPIPLVTVPNFGKIPAQEIVENNKIPHQDDPRMDELTQELYTAEFSKGKLNENCGEHAGKSVRQAREDVTREFVDTRGSIVFHDMSEKRVICRCGNRVYVKILDDQWFLNYADPAWKEQIHAQLPKVALVPPEVRAEFERTVDWLKEWPCTRRVGLGTHVPWDPKWLFEPLSDSTIYMSYYTIAHKITKIDAEKLTPAVFDYIFLGIGDCNALPVDAATLKELRSEFLYWYPYDYRFSAKDLISNHLTFQLFHHRAIFPDELQPKGMVVFGMGLLNGMKMSSSKGNVFLLEDAANEFGADTVRMFLVGSAEPWQDFDWRNELVLSVKKQIERMWQMVLDASSASGSAPIDAWLISRLQHRIDAATKALAAFQTRQALQEAYNGIVSDLAWYRRRLPEGSSGTAVLHEVTSAWIRLMAPVIPYTAEKLWAETGHEGLVSFAPWPVADPALVNGDIEVSEELLLRTVEDIQSILKLVQIEAKKVTLFVAPAWKHQVFGIVAAAEDKRNVVKTVMADADLRAKGKEATDAAVQTVKLIHSLPPELVASIAAGVDEFAIFSAAQAFLEKESGLAVEIVAAESSAHPKGRMALPFKPAIVIE
- a CDS encoding PINc/VapC family ATPase; this translates as MILVPDTSVVIDGRVTALIEQGEYRGATIIIPEAVFAELEAQANQGREIGFSGLAELQKLCRMKDEGLINLEYVGVRPKLEQVKLAGGGEIDSMIREVAIAHNATFLTSDYVQAEVARAKGINVVFLRPEITDNFAPLLIDAFFDENTFAVYLKERVAPYARKGTIRESKLVTIRDAPATEYELRAIAQECLERAKRHPDGFVEVEMPGVTVSQIGSMRITTTRPPFSDGIEITIVRPTREVSFDSYNYAAALKERLNIGNGGMLIVGTPGSGKSTLEQNIATYLSAENYIVKTIESPRDLMVPDKITQYTALDGSISATGEVLTLLRPDYVVFDEMRRSEELAVFADLRLSGIRVIGGLHARSAPDALIRLASLVDLNLIPQIVATVVFVKSGDITDLYSVSTVFGVPAALERIGDPQVRPIVRFTNIITGVVAAEAFRYEGEVTVTSGGGIHPAEQPQTSSAAVQVINAAPAEVVETTATSVTESSPVEDGAEDDASHIPPPIHTMPTYEVTEDNPAWLVLEKEIQKEICRFTEGEIIVRMINDTKAAVYIEDADVPAAIGKAGKNIAAVVSKVGVGIDVRPLSDLPGREVSTPAAPTGTAAAGAFKIRSEKKQLALICPEYSNKIVDLFSGKEYLFTATVDARGEIHLARNSSIAMEMIRRYGAGEELKIRPVD
- the hisI gene encoding phosphoribosyl-AMP cyclohydrolase — encoded protein: MADLLDSLTYDGGLIPVIVQDAATRTVLMFAYANPEAVALTRDTGFAHYYSRSRQKLWKKGEESGHLQKVCEIRVDCDADCLLYLVEQTGCACHEGYFSCFFRTIDGRTILPLLKDPQKIYHKIQ